The DNA region GTGCGCGACGCTGCGTAGGGACGCTCGGGCAGTTCTCCCGTTTTCAGACTCACTCACGCCCATTTCACCGACATGTCCATCAAGCCGCCGGCGCGCGACGCCGGGCGGTGTGGCTCAACTCGACCTCGCGGATACCATGCACACTCCACCTGTTTCCCGTTTATCGAACCTGCGCAGCGATGTCTTCGCCGGGATCGTCGTGTTTCTCGTCGCGCTGCCGCTATGTCTCGGCATCGCCACCGCGTCCGGCGTCGATCCATTTGCCGGGCTGGTGTCCGGCATCGTCGGCGGACTGGTGGTCGCGCTGTTGAGCGGCTCGCATCTGAGCGTGAGCGGGCCGGCTGCGGGCCTCGTCGTGATCGTCGTGTCGGCAATCGCGTCGCTCGGCAGTTTCTCCGCGTTTCTCGCCGCCGTGCTGATCGCGGGCGCGTTGCAGATCGGCTTCGGCCTGCTGCGCGCGGGACAGCTTGCCAGCTTCGTGCCCGTCGCCGTCATCAAGGGCATGCTGGCTTCGATCGGCATCATCCTGATCGTCAAGCAGATTCCACTCGGCGTGGGGCTCGTGAGCGGCGCGGATGCCAACGTGGCGCACGCGGCCATGCTGGCGACGCCGTTCGGAAAACTGTCGATAGTGACGACTGCGCTTGCGCTCATCTCGCTGGCGATGCTGTTCGCGTGGGAGACGCCGCGCGCCAAGCGCTACGCGGTCGTGCGCATGCTGCCGGGGCCGCTCGCGGTCGTCGCGCTCGGCATCGGCGTGACGCTCGCGCTCGATGTGCTCGCGCCCGCGCTTGCGGTGCCCGCCGAGCACCGCGTGTCGCTGATGCCGCTGGACTCGTTCGCGGCGCTGACGGGCGCGATTTCGATGCCCGACTTCAGGCAGCTCGTGGACGGCCACGTCTGGCGCGTCGGCTTGACGCTCGCCATCGTCGCGAGTCTGGAGACGCTGCTGAGTCTCGAAGCCGTCGAACAGATCGATCCGAAGCGCCGCCGCGCGTCGCCGGACCGCGAGTTGAAGGCGCAGGGCGTGGGCAATATGGTGGCGGCCGTGCTGGGCGGTCTGCCGCTGACGGCCGTGATCGTGCGTAGTTCGGCGAACGTGAATGCGGGCGCGCAGACGCGCATGTCGGCCGTGATTCACGGCGTGCTGCTGCTGGCGAGCGTGTTCGCGCTGACGGCGGTGCTGAACCTGATTCCGCTCGCCTGTCTCGCGGCGATCCTGATTCACACGGGCTACAAGCTCGCGAAGCCGGCGCTCTTTACGGCGATGGCGCGCGAAGGCGTCGACCGCTTCGTGCCGTTCGCGGCGACGATTGCCGGCGTGCTCGCGACGGATCTGCTGATCGGCATTGGCATCGGCATTGCGACGAGCGCGGTGCTCGCGTTGCGCGCGAACCTGTCGCGCACGTTCACGCTGACGCGTCACGACGATCACTATCTGCTGGTGCTGCGCAAGGACGCGACGTTCCTGTCGAAACCGATGCTCACGCGCTGTCTCGCGCAGATCCCCGACCGCGCGACGGTGCTGATCGACGCGGAGCGTGCCGATTTCATCGACCGCGATATCCGCGACACGCTCGATGCGTTCGTGGGCGAGGCGGCGCAGCGGCAGATTACCGTCGAGCGCCTGCGCTGGCCGGAGCCGGCGGCTCAGGAAGGGCAGGCGCCGCTGCCGTCGCTGGGCGCGACGACGGGCTGAGCCGTAAAAAGGGCGCGATAGCGCGCGGCAGCGCGTTATCGGTGTTGTCGAACAGCGGTTTCGGACAGTGCTGGCCGGAAGGCGAGGGCGCTGACGGGCGGCGCATCCTCGCCTGACCGGCGGAAGGCGGGATTATTCGGCGATCGAAAAGCGCGACGGCCGCGCCTGCTTCGCTTTGCTGGGACGCTCGACACGCGGGCTGGCACCGCGGATGAACAGCACTGCGCACAACGCCACCATGGCCCAGATGCAAAGAATTACGGTCAAGACGTTCATTTCCAGTTCCAGTCTCAGTCTCAGTCTTAGTGGGTCGGCACTACGGACGTTGCCGGGCTGCCACCGTCGGGTTCGGTTCTCGTGGTCGCGCGGGGCGGCCGGTCAATGCGTGGTGTGCTGCGTTTCGCCGTCGAACAGAAGCTCGTCGATCAGCCGGGTGGTCACGGCAAGCTGCTTCTCCAGCGACACACGCGCCAGTTCCGCGCTCACCGCGTCGCCGCGTGCGACGGCGGCGTGCGTCTGGGTGGCGAGGCGCAGCACCGTGTCGGAGGCGAGCTGCAAGCCGCGCATCAGCTCGGACTCCGGGTATTCCCGCTGGCTATTCCACTCCGGCGCGCTGAGCGCGTCGGGCTCGAACGGGTTGCTTCTGTCATGACGGGAAGACATTTCAGGCTCCTCAGTGCACTGGCATGACTGCAGTGTGCGCCGCGTCGCCGGCGTTCAATCGGCCGAACAGAGGCCGATTTCGGATTCATACCGCCGTCATCGAAATGTGCTCGTGCACGGTCAGAATGCCTGCTTCCTGTCCACGTCCCGGCGAATGGTAAGCAACTGTTAGTGCGCGGTCTGCGCGTAAAGGCCCTGGGTTGCGCGGGCTCCTTTCTTGCGCGGGTCGAGTG from Paraburkholderia caribensis includes:
- a CDS encoding SulP family inorganic anion transporter — translated: MHTPPVSRLSNLRSDVFAGIVVFLVALPLCLGIATASGVDPFAGLVSGIVGGLVVALLSGSHLSVSGPAAGLVVIVVSAIASLGSFSAFLAAVLIAGALQIGFGLLRAGQLASFVPVAVIKGMLASIGIILIVKQIPLGVGLVSGADANVAHAAMLATPFGKLSIVTTALALISLAMLFAWETPRAKRYAVVRMLPGPLAVVALGIGVTLALDVLAPALAVPAEHRVSLMPLDSFAALTGAISMPDFRQLVDGHVWRVGLTLAIVASLETLLSLEAVEQIDPKRRRASPDRELKAQGVGNMVAAVLGGLPLTAVIVRSSANVNAGAQTRMSAVIHGVLLLASVFALTAVLNLIPLACLAAILIHTGYKLAKPALFTAMAREGVDRFVPFAATIAGVLATDLLIGIGIGIATSAVLALRANLSRTFTLTRHDDHYLLVLRKDATFLSKPMLTRCLAQIPDRATVLIDAERADFIDRDIRDTLDAFVGEAAQRQITVERLRWPEPAAQEGQAPLPSLGATTG